A single window of Paenibacillus sp. FSL H8-0537 DNA harbors:
- a CDS encoding Glu/Leu/Phe/Val dehydrogenase yields the protein MTVVVAEETLNPYKIAQQQIDTAVAHLRLPEHVTQILKHPMRVLSVNFPVRMDDGSVQVFEGYRSQHNDAIGPTKGGIRFHPDVTLDEVKALSMWMSFKCGVVGLPYGGGKGGVICDPRKMSKGELERVSRAFMEAIADFVGPDKDIPAPDVYTTPQIMGWMMDTYSKMKGRYSPGVITGKPLIIGGSKGRNEATAQGCVYTILAALQDKHLPVQNATAAVQGFGNAGRIAARLLSEAGCKIVAISDSRGGIYDPNGLDIDKISDLKDNASILDYGESFVISNEALLELDVDILVPAALENVITAANADRIQAKIIAEAANGPTTPEADRVLFQKGIVVIPDVLANAGGVTVSYFEWVQNLMNYYWSEAEVLEKLETNMIQSYVAVRDLAKEHSTDLRTAAYMISIKRIAAAMEARGWV from the coding sequence ATGACAGTCGTTGTTGCAGAAGAAACATTAAACCCTTATAAAATTGCCCAGCAGCAGATTGATACGGCGGTTGCCCATCTGAGGCTGCCTGAGCATGTAACTCAAATTTTGAAGCATCCGATGCGCGTATTGTCGGTTAACTTCCCGGTTCGTATGGATGATGGTTCTGTACAAGTTTTTGAAGGCTACCGTTCCCAGCACAATGATGCGATTGGGCCAACTAAAGGCGGCATTCGTTTCCACCCAGACGTTACGCTTGATGAAGTTAAAGCATTGTCGATGTGGATGAGCTTCAAATGTGGCGTTGTTGGCTTGCCTTATGGCGGCGGCAAAGGCGGCGTTATCTGTGATCCTCGCAAAATGAGCAAAGGCGAATTGGAACGCGTAAGCCGCGCATTTATGGAAGCTATTGCCGACTTTGTTGGACCGGATAAAGATATTCCTGCACCAGACGTGTATACGACGCCGCAAATTATGGGCTGGATGATGGACACGTACAGCAAGATGAAGGGCAGATATTCCCCAGGTGTCATTACAGGCAAGCCGCTTATTATCGGTGGCTCGAAAGGCCGTAATGAAGCGACAGCTCAAGGCTGTGTGTATACCATTTTGGCGGCGCTCCAAGATAAGCATCTTCCGGTACAAAATGCGACTGCAGCCGTTCAAGGCTTCGGCAACGCAGGAAGAATCGCAGCTCGTCTGCTTAGCGAAGCAGGCTGTAAAATCGTGGCGATCAGCGATTCGCGCGGCGGTATTTACGATCCAAACGGACTGGACATCGATAAAATTTCCGACCTTAAGGACAATGCGTCCATTTTGGACTACGGCGAATCCTTCGTTATTTCCAACGAAGCTTTGCTGGAGCTGGATGTTGACATTTTGGTACCAGCTGCGCTGGAAAATGTGATTACAGCTGCTAATGCAGACCGCATTCAAGCAAAAATCATCGCTGAAGCAGCAAACGGCCCAACGACGCCGGAAGCAGACCGCGTTCTGTTCCAGAAGGGCATCGTTGTTATTCCTGATGTCCTTGCAAATGCAGGCGGGGTTACGGTATCCTATTTTGAGTGGGTACAAAATCTGATGAATTACTACTGGAGCGAGGCTGAAGTGCTTGAGAAGCTCGAAACGAACATGATTCAGTCGTACGTGGCTGTTCGTGATTTGGCGAAAGAGCACAGCACTGACCTTCGTACAGCGGCTTATATGATTTCCATCAAGCGTATTGCTGCAGCAATGGAAGCAAGAGGCTGGGTGTAG